The proteins below come from a single Crossiella sp. CA-258035 genomic window:
- a CDS encoding LysR substrate-binding domain-containing protein: MTGSDTPSSFRLGYVPGTTPAKWVRTWQERLPDVPLSLVPVPAAGAAELLRAAAADAVLLRLPVDRDGLHAIPLYTETTVVVLPKEHPFTEGAEISSVQLEEAIVLHPLDDTLDWTAPPGHPARERPETTAMAVELVAAGVGLLVVPQSLARLHHRKDLTFRPLTDAPASQVALAWLEDAGTELTEQFIGIVRGRTVNSTRGVPQPPAPAKQKKPARTQVVRRDTNRGGGRNRKPRRSR; the protein is encoded by the coding sequence GTGACTGGTTCGGACACCCCCTCGTCGTTCCGCCTCGGCTACGTCCCCGGCACGACCCCGGCCAAGTGGGTGCGAACCTGGCAGGAGCGCCTGCCCGACGTGCCGCTGAGCCTGGTTCCGGTGCCCGCCGCCGGGGCCGCTGAGCTGCTGCGCGCGGCCGCGGCGGACGCGGTGCTGCTGCGGCTGCCGGTGGACCGGGACGGGCTGCACGCCATCCCGCTCTACACCGAGACCACCGTGGTCGTGCTGCCCAAGGAGCACCCGTTCACCGAGGGTGCGGAGATCTCGTCTGTGCAGCTGGAGGAGGCCATCGTGCTGCACCCGCTGGACGACACCCTGGACTGGACCGCCCCGCCCGGCCATCCCGCGCGGGAGCGGCCGGAGACCACCGCGATGGCGGTCGAGCTGGTCGCCGCGGGGGTGGGGCTGCTGGTGGTGCCGCAGTCGCTGGCCCGGCTGCACCACCGCAAGGACCTCACCTTCCGCCCGCTGACCGACGCCCCGGCCTCGCAGGTCGCGCTGGCCTGGCTGGAGGACGCGGGGACCGAGCTGACCGAGCAGTTCATCGGGATCGTGCGGGGCCGAACGGTCAACAGCACCCGCGGCGTGCCGCAGCCCCCGGCCCCGGCGAAGCAGAAGAAACCGGCGCGGACCCAGGTCGTGCGGCGGGACACCAACCGCGGTGGTGGCCGGAACCGGAAACCTCGGCGCAGCAGGTAA
- a CDS encoding D-alanyl-D-alanine carboxypeptidase family protein: MRTQIGLLLALMLAVAAVATLGATGQVTFVNDPITGKPLALVEGIPGPEKGPPCQLDQRYVDEQPEGLRDDVAAAWQRLRDKAAAANVKLCVQDGKRSVGQQEREFADAVRRFGTRELAAKYVLPPEKSMHVKGIAVDIQPIASAVWVERNGREVGWCRRYANEQWHFEYDPGYVTAGCPALLPSATGS, from the coding sequence GTGCGTACCCAGATCGGCCTGCTGCTGGCCCTGATGCTCGCGGTGGCCGCGGTGGCGACACTGGGCGCGACCGGCCAGGTGACCTTCGTCAACGACCCGATCACCGGCAAGCCGCTCGCCCTGGTCGAAGGCATCCCCGGCCCGGAGAAGGGCCCGCCCTGCCAGCTGGACCAGCGCTACGTCGACGAGCAGCCCGAGGGCCTGCGTGATGATGTGGCCGCGGCCTGGCAGCGGTTGCGGGACAAGGCCGCGGCGGCGAACGTGAAGCTCTGCGTGCAGGACGGCAAGCGCAGCGTCGGTCAGCAGGAGCGGGAGTTCGCCGACGCGGTGCGCCGCTTCGGCACCAGGGAGCTGGCCGCCAAGTACGTGCTGCCGCCGGAGAAGTCCATGCACGTCAAGGGAATCGCGGTGGACATCCAGCCGATCGCCTCCGCGGTCTGGGTGGAGCGCAACGGCCGCGAGGTGGGCTGGTGCCGCCGGTACGCCAACGAGCAGTGGCACTTCGAGTACGACCCGGGCTACGTGACCGCGGGCTGCCCCGCGCTGCTGCCCAGCGCCACCGGCAGCTGA
- a CDS encoding GNAT family N-acetyltransferase — protein sequence MANLELMTAEDVRLMQGLAQRVTALRPDLVNSDAAYGELAWNWGKGHAADGASWPRELWFAEGELVAWGWAHLPRQVRRNDGSVRDITGAYLAYQVHPEHAALVDEVIDWYDRTAAGLERTVLPSAADEHALTRWAAHGYQPDAAALGDTGDWTQLNERDLTDLEAPVLPPGFRFRTAEEAGPEAAVQAHVDAWAPTTYTAESYQGVRRTAPYRGDLHVLVEAPDGTMAASTIMWLDEVNKTAEFEPVGTHPGYRRLGLARAMLLHGMHLARAAGATHMTVACLGAPGHPRARGLFYGVGFRELCRDAPLIKS from the coding sequence ATGGCGAACCTGGAGCTGATGACCGCCGAGGACGTGCGGCTCATGCAGGGCCTGGCCCAGCGGGTCACCGCCCTCCGCCCCGACCTGGTGAACAGCGACGCCGCCTACGGTGAGCTGGCCTGGAACTGGGGCAAGGGCCACGCCGCCGACGGCGCGAGCTGGCCGCGTGAACTGTGGTTCGCCGAGGGAGAGCTGGTGGCCTGGGGCTGGGCGCACCTGCCGCGCCAGGTCAGGCGCAATGACGGCTCGGTCAGGGACATCACCGGGGCCTACCTGGCCTACCAGGTCCACCCCGAGCACGCCGCGCTGGTCGACGAGGTGATCGACTGGTACGACCGCACGGCGGCTGGCCTCGAGCGCACGGTGCTGCCCAGCGCCGCCGACGAGCACGCCCTGACCCGGTGGGCCGCGCACGGCTACCAGCCCGACGCCGCGGCGCTCGGCGACACCGGCGACTGGACCCAGCTCAACGAGCGCGACCTCACCGACCTCGAAGCGCCGGTGCTGCCACCGGGATTCCGCTTCCGCACCGCCGAAGAAGCTGGCCCGGAGGCCGCCGTCCAGGCCCACGTGGACGCCTGGGCTCCCACCACCTACACCGCCGAGAGCTACCAGGGCGTCCGGCGGACCGCGCCGTACCGTGGCGACCTGCACGTCCTGGTGGAAGCGCCGGACGGCACCATGGCGGCCTCGACGATCATGTGGCTCGACGAGGTGAACAAGACCGCCGAGTTCGAGCCGGTCGGCACGCACCCTGGCTACCGGCGGCTGGGACTGGCCAGGGCGATGCTGCTGCACGGGATGCACCTGGCGCGGGCGGCGGGGGCCACCCACATGACGGTCGCCTGCCTGGGCGCGCCGGGGCATCCCAGGGCGCGCGGGCTGTTCTACGGCGTCGGGTTCCGGGAGCTGTGCCGGGACGCGCCGCTGATCAAGAGCTGA
- a CDS encoding thioesterase family protein, which produces MGDFQSATAVARRAGTQDFDVVLDQGWGLEDIPNGGYLLAVLGRAATELAGQTHPHVTAISGSFLQRGAPGPAVVSAEVLRAGRGVTQVRARLSQDGLPRVEALITLGRLSDDDPYWSASKPVALPPLAECPRSPVADQRGGLRIHLLEQVEQYLDPAGLGFLTGNPGGRAELAGWLRLADGSDWDPLSLVLALDCLPPVTYDLGVYGWAPTVQLSAYLRALPAPGPIRLRAAAAELGNGHVDVTVAAWDSKDRLVAQGTQIASVRLPG; this is translated from the coding sequence ATGGGGGATTTTCAGAGCGCGACCGCGGTGGCCCGGCGGGCCGGCACACAGGACTTCGACGTGGTGCTGGACCAGGGCTGGGGGCTGGAGGACATCCCCAACGGCGGCTACCTGCTCGCCGTGCTCGGCCGCGCGGCCACCGAGCTGGCCGGACAGACGCATCCGCACGTCACCGCGATCAGCGGTTCCTTCCTCCAGCGCGGTGCGCCCGGACCTGCGGTGGTCAGCGCCGAGGTGCTGCGGGCAGGCCGCGGCGTGACCCAGGTGCGGGCCAGGCTCAGCCAGGACGGGCTGCCCAGGGTGGAAGCGCTGATCACCCTGGGGCGGCTCAGTGATGACGACCCGTATTGGTCGGCTTCGAAGCCGGTGGCGCTGCCGCCGCTGGCGGAGTGCCCGCGCTCGCCAGTGGCAGACCAGCGCGGCGGGCTGCGGATCCACCTCCTGGAGCAGGTCGAGCAGTACCTCGACCCAGCCGGTCTCGGCTTCCTGACCGGCAACCCCGGCGGCCGGGCCGAGCTGGCCGGGTGGCTGCGGCTGGCCGACGGGTCGGACTGGGACCCGCTGAGCCTGGTGCTCGCCCTGGACTGCCTGCCGCCGGTGACCTACGACCTCGGCGTGTACGGCTGGGCGCCGACCGTGCAGCTGTCCGCCTACCTCCGCGCGCTGCCCGCGCCGGGACCGATCCGGCTGCGGGCCGCGGCGGCGGAGCTCGGCAACGGCCACGTCGATGTGACCGTTGCCGCCTGGGACAGCAAGGACCGGCTGGTCGCCCAGGGCACCCAGATCGCCTCGGTGCGGCTGCCCGGCTGA